The sequence CCTGTCCCTAGCATCTTCCACTGTcaaccaaccctctgcatgtcctctgagttcttcctctttttctcctgcctgGGAGTTCCATCTTCAGCATCATTTGTCCAATATGTCCagcatccctcctctgcacatgtccaaaccatctcagccttgccttgcctctctaactctATCTCTAAACTGCTCAGCATGCTCATATCTAATCCTGTCTAACTTTgtcactcccagtgaaaatcttagcatcttcaactctgccacATCCAGGTATGCCTCttatgtttttgtcttaaaactctacatcacagcaggtctcactaccatcttaaAAAATTTCCCTTTCACGTTTCAGGCTGTCCTTCTGTCACTCGTCTCTACCCAGCCTGCACTCTCTGCTAATTATCTGTTGTTTTTGATGATCTTGCCCTGGTCTTTTAACTTGTCCACCTTCATGACCTCTATTTCTTGCATCTTCACTGTTACACATGTccccctctcattcacacacatgtattctgtcctccacctctccgggctctcttccacacactctcactacagatcacagtgTTATCTGAAAACACCATTGTCCATGAGAATCCTGCCTAAACTCATCTTTCACCACTGGAAACAAAAAGGGAGTCAGATGTAATCCAGTCACCACATTAAACCTATCTGTGCCTCTTACCGCACACCCCACCACAGTCTCTGTGTCCTCATTCATGTCCTGGACATCTTCATATACTTCTGTCCATCTGTCCATACTATATGCTTTCTCTAGAGCCAAATAGACACAGTGCAACACCTTCTGACCTTCTCAATGCTTCTCCAttgtggtgcaaaaatactattttatatcTGTCaatctgtgttatctttggcatttctttgtagattcaattcaataaatGGGGATAAATTATGCTCTTGCAACAGGCTGCAAGTAACAATTCAAAATTAGTTGTGTTAGATGTCTTTCTTTGCCCTGAAAAAGGTCAGGTGGAAGGATAGAAATGAGTGAagaagcagccaatgtccaaagaaaaacttaagACTTAAGtctttcagaaagcctggagaactattgctcaagatcaCTACATCATTGcaaaagtctggctccttggaagaaaaacttaaagaaattagGGGTCACTGAAGACTTTTGCATAGTACGTAGTACCAGCCTCAATCTTTCCTGAGTGTAAAATATTGactaaactgtttttttgttttcttccaaaAGGATCTTCAAAGGCAAATGGCACATCTTCAGGGGAGGAGAAGAATAAAGAAATGACTGAATTGCTGATGAATGTAAACGATCCACAGAACACAGAAAAGATTGGcagaaaacagtggaaaaacaaaatgaagaacaagaggaaatgtaaaaataaataccgCCAGAAACAGCCTGAGGAggaagtaaataaagtaaagtCTGTGGGTAAACATGAACTAAAGGAAGTAGTTAAACCTGATTCACATAGCAACAGCAACACTggcaaaaacaatcaaaaaaagaaaaatgagaaacacCCTGAGGAGGCGAGTAATGAGAAGGAAACAAAGTGTGTCCCAGTTCAGAAATGTGTGCCTGAATCTTCTGCTGATGGATCAGAACAGAAAACACGTGAACCTGCAGTGGAGATTAAAGTTAATCAGCAGCAGTTCCCCATGAAAAGACTGAAACCTGAGCAGAGCAAAGCTCAGAGTCTGAAAAGACAGAAGCTGCAGAGGATGCTGCACAGCGAGGAGACAGAGCACCACGAGACTCCTGCAGAGCAGGAAGATAAGCCAGCAGAGTCAGAGGAAGAGGTGAAACAAGACCGCTCTGCCTCCCTCAGGTCCCGGATGGAGCAGCGGTTGGAGGCCGCTCGTTTCCGCTACATTAACGAAGTTTTGTACAGCACGTCCAGCGGCGAGGCGAAGCGTATGTTCAAGCAGGACCCACAGGCTTTCTGGATCTACCACAAAGGTTACACGGCTCAGGTTCAGAGGTGGCCCGCCAATCCAGTGGACGCCATCATCTCTTATATTCAGAAAAAGTGAGAAGCCTTCAATTTTCTGTGATGTTAATGCATGAAATAGAATTTTGCCCACAACCAAGGAATCTTCATGATTACAAATTTATAAAATTGTGCCAAATTTTTCAAATGTGTATGCCTATAGCTGGCATACACATTTACACcagcaacacaaacaagcacatTGTGTTCTTTACTCCCACCCTTTTAACCTTTGGGCCAGTAGAAGCTGTGATATGACTGTGAAACAATCAGGTAATATATCCATGAAgtataaacactgaaatgttttaGAATACAAATAGTTCcaaagagcacagctgggaataTCCATTTATTTAAACTGCTTTAGCATTAATTGAATAGGGGGTTGGAGCACAGACCACTTAAAGTGCTCTCTGGTCAAGAAAGTGTGAGACCGCCTGATAATGGCTTTGCTATAACAATCCTTGGGCAGCGTTTCAAACAGAAACAATTAACCTGATGATAACAAAGCCCACCTCTTTAAGACAAGTTCATGTGATGAAAAAGTCCCTTGGAGGCAGGGAAAAGCTCCAGAAAGCTGAACAGGACCTCTGAGCACAAAAGGTTTAAAATTAAATCTTAAATGTCTGCACTGCAGTGTGTTGTCTGACCGAATAGGTTGGTTTGTCAAACTGTGCACTGATGGAATTGTGCTTTAAGATCTTTTCATCACAGGATGATCTTTAAAGTGGGTCTTTGATGCTCATTTCCACCTCCATACTTTTTCTTGGACTTTACTAGAGTTGCTTTGCCTGATTCACCCTTCAAAATAATACTTTTGATTTAAGCCCCTCTGTTCGTCACCTGTCTAAACAAACTATTTTATCTCCTTTCCCTTTAAAACATCTTTCTTCTGAATTGCAAACCATCTTAAGCACAAGGACTGGACAGCAAGGCTACGATTTTCACAGAGCTGTGTGCCATTAAACAATGTGACATTGTGCATATATAAAAAAGAGAATAGGGAGGGGTTTCTGTCATTATTAGGCATCATATTCACACTAATGGAAATCCTCAGTTGGGTTCCTGTCTGCATAGAGCATGCAGTGGGGTTGGGACACCCACTGGCTCACCATAAATTCACCTGCAACAGAGatcacatctgcttcatttgCTTCAAACGTTTGTGTTCTCACACGCACTTGTGTTTGGTAATGTCTGGAAAAAGTTCAATGTTTGCAGTGCATGTGTAAAACTGCTTAAGACAGGAGATTCTTAATCACCTCAGCTCAACATCTGAACGATTCATCATATTTTGAGCAGAAAGCACGGTGTGCTGTGTACACTGTTACTTTCAGACTTTTCCCAAAACATTTCCAGACCGTCTCTGCTCATCTCAAGAGTAAGAAGGAATTCTTCATGTAGAACTCTGGATGCTGACATCATTTATCTGCTGTAAACGGTAAACAGAAGACATTACTCTGCTGCACACTCTCGACAGCGAGGACTCACGCAGCTGATAATTTTGCACTGTGGGTGTTTAATCGATGCCTGGTTTTGCTGCTGTGAGAAGTTTGCCTCGTTAACATCAGCGGTTTGTCAGAAGACAACAGTTCTAACTAAAAGAAACACATCTActgtactgttttctttttgcagaccTTCCTCTCTCGTGGTTGCCGACTTTGGTTGTGGTGACTGTAAAATAGCGCGCAGCGTGAAGAACAAAGTTCATAGCTTTGACCTGGCAGCCACCTGTGAGCTGGTTACGGTCTGTGACATGGCCCACGTGAGTGTCTTTCTGCAAAATACAGACACAATTGCACTGCGATTGTCGTAAAATGGAACTAAAATGAAACGCCCCGTGTCTGCAGGTGCCTCTTAATGACGCCTCTGTGGACCTCGCTGTGTTTTGCCTGTCCCTCATGGGGACCAATCTGGCGGACTTTTTAGCAGAGGCCAATCGAGTGCTAAAAAAGAGGTGTGACAAGGATTCTGCATATGCATGTGTTTAATGTCGTGCACACACTGTGTTTCTCATTATTTTTTGGCACCTTTGTTGCAGAGGAGTCCTTAAAATAGCAGAAGTGGCAAGCAGATTCGACAACGTGCGAAACTTCATCACTGCACTGTCAAGTCTTGGATTCAAGATGGTGTCGAAGGTGAGAAAAAGGGGTGATGCTTGCGACCATGTTTACAGGAAAACAAGTACTTCTTccttctttaaaaaattaaagcatGTCACAGTTATAAGATGAAAGTCTGaattaaacatgtaaatatataatatttactgTGTTCAggtgtattttctttcttttgtcgtCGTCCTTTTTAAGAGCCTGTTGCTGAAAAATGCTTAATAAATTTGTCACAAGTAGATCAATGTCGTCTAAACAACTGAGTCTGAAGAACACTTGGACCACGTGATGAGTAATAGCTTAAACATTCATGTTTGTCTGCTAGAATTActgttattttgtctttttcttcctttcaggaCACAGAAAATAGTCATTTCTACTCCTTTGAATTTGCGAAGACGGGAAAGGCTCCAGAAAATCTGAAGAAAGTTGGACTACAGTTGAAGCCTTGTCTTTACAAGAAGAGATGAAGATGTAATAGGAATTCATAAACTTCTCTGTGCATCAGTACATAACTGGACAATGCTTCACGGGGTCACAGTTAATATACACTTAAATGTATCATATTTTTTGGTATATTTTTGATTATtccttttgcattttgttatagatacgtgatttttttttcatgtaacaGAGGTCTGTTAGTCTTTATCATCAGTATCAACATGGACGCACATTTTCTCATCACACAATGCACAGATCATTGATTGTATTGTTTACTCAAATACTGTAAATAAGAAATGTTTTTACAGTCCTGGAGTAAGTCACTGCGTTGGGTacaaaatcaaaaatgaaactCGAGGCTGCTTGGTGACAGAAAGACAACTCTGTAAGTGCTACAATTGCTGTGGGAAAACCtttaaaagtctttaaaaatataaacttttaaaaataactgtGTGATGTCTGTGATGCTTCAGACCCAACATGTCGTTCCCTAACCCTATTACAATTACTCTATATGAACAAACAACTGACTCCATAATTATTTTCCACAACAGTGCTGCAGAGAAGCTGCAGTTCAGTCTATTTACATCTGAATCACACATAGtacagaaatgtatttatagCTTCACTCCTTTTGTCGTAGCAGATGGTCCTGACTAATTAAGCATTGCAAAGACACTAGAAGGACTTTTTTCATGTTGGAGCAGTGTGACAGTCATCAGTATGTGGGACTGTTTGCTGTGCTTGTAATGAGTTTGTTAAAACTAAGAAGTTAAAGATGAAAGATATTTACTTTGGAATCACTTTATTGACAGatcaaaaaaaatatacatctgAAAAGAAACTGTAATAATGAAAAATTCAAGTaagatttagtttttttctaaaAGTGCAAATTTtatgcatttgaataaaaaagcCGGCAGGTGCCCCAAACTGCAGTTCCTAAGTGCTTCAAAAGTGAGTGACTCATGTTGAAATATTTACAGGatggtgaaaaagaaaaacagttttgatTTCTATGGATGCTTTTCCCTTTCATAACAACTCAAGGGTggatgcattttgtatttaatttggtatttaatcattttaaataagtCATCCATCTTATTACGTTGTGTGGGTCTGCAGACATAGTTGTAACCTGTTCTGTCACAGAACTGGACTTTTTGTGCTGTCTAGTATTATGGCCTGATAAAAAGATACTATTAGCTGCCCCCTTGTTCTCTAGGGCAGGTGCTTTAATTTTCCCATAGGGGTTTGTGTCTCCTGCAGGAGTCTAGTATTATGGCCTAATGagtattttattagtctgtGACTTACTGCTAATTACCAGATATATTACAATTTATGAATATGAATAGTTTGTTAACACTCCACCCTCTAGTACAAATATGTGAGGTCATGGCTCAAAAAGCACAGAGGCTTCAGAATGTGGAGTCTAGTATCAAGGGGTGACTACGTACATCCTTTATACAGTCTTTAGTTTAAACAGTAAAGTCATCAATGCTAATCTGCTCAAAATCTCACATTATTCaggatatatacatacacagttTTTTACTTCAAtgctacagaaaaacaaaacacttggaAAAAAAGAGTGCTACAGTTCCACTAAGATGCCACACCTAGTTTGTGCACAACTGGATGTGGTTTAAAAAGCCCCACAAAGCATTGTTGTCTTCACACTGTACTCTTGACGTCAATGACTATGGAGTAATTGACCATAGGAGTGCCctctttgctgtctttttctgttaCTGCTGGCTTTTTCACCTCAGGGGAGCCGGGGTCCTGCATGAGGGATGTCAAGGCTGAGAGATACTCCTCCTGAATTATACGGAGACAGATGGAGATACGGAGGAAAAGAGTTCAATTTAGTTTTGGATTTGAGACACTTAGCAAAGCTGGAGAAAATTATCATATTTAAATGTACCTTGTGCTCTTTCCTGCTGTTTCTTTgactataaaacaaaaaacagaggttGATGGTGAATTATCTCAGTCTGGTATGGCAACCTGACTGTGGCAAACAGGAACAAACTGGACAAGATTGTCAGAACAGCTGGAAAAATCTCATTAGATAAACTGTATCACACTACTGCCTTACAGAGAGCTCAGTCTATTGCTGACTAAGAACGCCCTCTTTaatcagatttgatcaaatGGCCCCAGGACAACATTATAggatgcattttgtgccaaatcCAATTAGTATAGTGAATAACAAGATGCTGTGATGTGATTTCTGTAGTTTTGCTAAtgttttatgtatgtatatgaatGAATGACTCTTGATGActatcagtatttttttatataaattgaTTTGTGACTTGGTGAACCAAAGACaattattcagttcaatttaaataaacccgttttaaaaattttttgaGAGAtttcaccactagatggcactgtGACATAACTGGCCACACCGAGTCAATTCAAATAAGCAAGCTGCAGAGGTGAATGCATTATATGTGACGGGAATATCAATGAATACGAGTGGTGACCCAAGCCTTCATCATTGATCTCTGGTGTCAAAAGCAGACGCTCACTTTGTACACTGCGACCTCAGTGACACAAACCCAGTGATGTCCTGctgctgacaaaaaaaatgtcctcATGCAGCACTGGAGATGAGGGAAAGAGGAGTGGGGGGTTGACATTAGTCCCAAAATAACTTTCCTCTGTGGGGAGTCATGTTTTCTTGTTGTTCACTGGGTGCCTGACCTTCCCAAATTAACTTGACAGGACCCTCCCACTGGAGCATGCGATAACGTGCCTAGACTCCGTCAGCCAATGGCACCTTCACCAAATGTTCCGGTCAGAGTGACAGGCGTATTGAAATAACCTGTAAACCACTCTTGTGCAGCTCTATTCACAGCGGGGCTTGATCTGATCCTGACAGACATTCTTGTGAGAAGTTAGATTTGGCAGTGAATGTGGAAATGTGGAAGCTTCTGGAGGCAGAAACCATTAACAGTTCTAGGACTGTGAAAGATATCCCACATCAGTACTAAAAGATGTGACTCTTTCTCCAACAGCAACAGGATTAAGAGATgaatttgtggatttttttccacTGGTGAATGGCAACTTGAATTTTATTATACTAATAACTTCCGAACATGTGGACCTTCTGCACATTTCACCTTCCCTTTTGCAAAGTGTCGGTGATGATAATTGGCCAGCGAACAGCAGTCTGCTGCACAAATTGCCAGAAGTAACACCGCTAAAAGCCAGAACAGGAAACtggaaaataaatctgtttttctgaCTGCCTAACAGCCTCTACCTGTCTGCAAGCAGGGCTGTGGTGGCAGAGGCACCTGTCTGCTTCAGCCACattacttcctgtttgtgaATAACAGCTTGGTACTGGGGTTTTGGTTAGTTGGGTTAACGATCCACACATCCTGTTTGTCTAGTACTCTCTGTACACTCTGTGCCATCGGCAACATTGCCCTCATTTGCCCGTCAGCGCATCACCTGCCGAGTTGCTGTTTGTCACCTGTGGAAGCGCTTAACTCACCAGCACACACAGAGGATGATGACAGAGATAAGAACGAGGGCTAATGCTGAAGAGATGCAAATCATGGATGTGAGAGCTGCAACACAAAGCACACAAAGAAACTGATATCAGCTAAACATCTCAGAAAACCTCACAGTGAAACTGGTTACGCACGTAAGCATGCCGATATTATCAGGAGCTCTCTGTTGTGTCATGTTCCTCTGAGTGCAAAAGCCCATCATGGCAGACACGTACCGAGCTGTTCAAGCCTAGTTGTGACTTCCACCTGAAAGCTGACTGTAGCAGTGTGGTGACAGAAGGATGCCCAGCAGGTGTACAGGCCTTTGTTCAGCTCTGCAAGCTCTGACTGGAAGATCATCGCAGATCCCTCCGTTTGCACAAATGAGCCATCACTCCTGAAATACCAGGGATTTACAACTGAGTTTCTCTTTAAGTGACATTTTTGGGGAAATATAGCCATGTGCTGTATTTCTGagggttaaaaataaaactctaaTCACTCTAATGTCTGTACAGTAAATAGGAGGCTGTAGGTAACTGGCTTAACTTTGCTTACAGAGTGGAAGCAGGGAAAGAGCTAAGCTGGCTCTGCACCACTATCCCTAAAGCTCACTTTAACGCTTCACATTGtgccaaaaaccccaaaacaaaaccaaaagtgTAGAAGTTTCCATTATAGACATTACATGCCAGATCATTTCTTAGCTGGTAAAATCATCTGAAAGACTGAAAACAGGTGGAAAGTTGGTTAAGAAATCTCTGCACATTACTCTGCATTACAAAAGTTGT comes from Astatotilapia calliptera chromosome 14, fAstCal1.2, whole genome shotgun sequence and encodes:
- the rrp8 gene encoding ribosomal RNA-processing protein 8 produces the protein MFNEDEDWNDEEEGQILSKPALSNTKKTSSGINVKPRVVGKSSLMRTLKTLGSVPEWKSDNHKQDSDEDSEEAPSNIRTKKKRRKKRKLAEKTEEQQENTDQILKEEKPAPKKRKKNNKAGSSKANGTSSGEEKNKEMTELLMNVNDPQNTEKIGRKQWKNKMKNKRKCKNKYRQKQPEEEVNKVKSVGKHELKEVVKPDSHSNSNTGKNNQKKKNEKHPEEASNEKETKCVPVQKCVPESSADGSEQKTREPAVEIKVNQQQFPMKRLKPEQSKAQSLKRQKLQRMLHSEETEHHETPAEQEDKPAESEEEVKQDRSASLRSRMEQRLEAARFRYINEVLYSTSSGEAKRMFKQDPQAFWIYHKGYTAQVQRWPANPVDAIISYIQKKPSSLVVADFGCGDCKIARSVKNKVHSFDLAATCELVTVCDMAHVPLNDASVDLAVFCLSLMGTNLADFLAEANRVLKKRGVLKIAEVASRFDNVRNFITALSSLGFKMVSKDTENSHFYSFEFAKTGKAPENLKKVGLQLKPCLYKKR